One genomic region from Lynx canadensis isolate LIC74 chromosome E1, mLynCan4.pri.v2, whole genome shotgun sequence encodes:
- the ZNF286A gene encoding zinc finger protein 286A isoform X2 translates to MIILLLSLYIRLEIWFRYVTRIRWTESSSITCLASLGTAKVLPSSGPTDLEAKPEGKDSTSAQDISKEESCQAAVIDRLTGNGVYDSSLETTLECENWLENQQGNQERPLREMFTHVNSLPEEGAHEHDVYWKNFGQKSVLLTQDRVPKGSYVFHTLGKRLKPKSNLMKKQRTCKEKKPHKCNDCGELFTYHSVLIRHQRVHTGEKPYSCNECGKSFSHRANLTKHQRTHTRILFECSECKKAFTESSSLAIHQRIHIGERPYECNECGKGFNRSTHLVQHQLIHTGVKPYECNECDKAFIHSSALIKHQRTHTGEKPYKCQECGKAFSHCSSLTKHQRVHTGEKPYECSECGKTFSQSTHLVQHQRIHTGEKPYECNECGKTFSRSSNFAKHQRIHIGKKPYKCNECGKAFIHSSALIQHQRTHTGEKPYRCDECGKSFKCSSSLIRHQRIHTEEQL, encoded by the exons ATGATCATCCTTTTATTGAGTCTTTATATTCGTCTTGAGATTTGGTTTAGGTACGTAACCAGGATAAGGTGGACTGAATCTTCAAGTATCACATGTTTGGCTTCATTAGGAACTGCCAAGGTCCTACCTTCATCCGGGCCAACAG ACCTGGAGGCTAAACCCGAGGGCAAAGATTCAACTTCAGCACAagatatttccaaagaagaatcATGCCAAGCCGCAGTAATAGACAGACTGACAGGAAACGGTGTCTATGACTCCAGCTTGGAAACAACTCTTGAATGTGAAAATTGGTTAGAGAATCAGCAAGGAAATCAGGAGAGACCCTTGAGAGAAATGTTCACCCATGTGAATTCACTCCCCGAAGAAGGAGCTCATGAGCATGACGTATATTGGAAAAACTTTGGTCAGAAGTCTGTTCTTCTCACTCAAGACAGAGTTCCCAAAGGATCCTATGTCTTCCATACACTTGGAAAAAGGTTGAAACCGAAATCAAACttaatgaaaaagcaaagaaccTGTAAAGAGAAAAAACCTCATAAATGTAACGATTGCGGGGAGCTCTTCACTTACCATTCAGTGCTTATTCGACACCAGAGAgtccatactggagagaaaccctatagctgtaatgaatgtgggaaatcttttagCCACAGAGCTAATTTAACTAAACATCAGAGAACTCATACCAGAATTCTCTTTGAATGCAGTGAATGCAAGAAGGCCTTCACAGAAAGCTCATCCCTCGCGatacatcagagaattcacattGGGGAGAGACCGTATGAATGCAATGAATGCGGAAAAGGGTTTAATCGAAGTACACATCTGGTACAGCATCAGTTGATTCATACTGGAGTGAAGCCgtatgaatgtaatgaatgtgataaagctttcattcattcctcagcTCTTATTAAACATCAAAgaactcatactggagagaaaccctacaaatgtcaggaatgtgggaaagcctttagccACTGCTCATCCCTTACTAAACATCAGAGAGTTCATACTGGAGAAAAGCCATATGAATGTAGCGAATGTGGAAAAACCTTTAGTCAGAGCACACATCTTGTTCAGCATCAGagaatccatactggagagaaaccctatgagtgTAACGAATGTGGGAAAACCTTCAGCCGGAGCTCAAATTTTGCTAAACATCAAAGAATTCATATTGGAAAGAAACCgtacaaatgtaatgaatgtgggaaagccttcattcattcatcagctcTTATTCAACACCAGAgaactcatactggagagaagcctTACAGATGTGACGAATGTGGGAAAAGCTTTAAGTGCAGTTCATCCCTCATCAGACATCAAAGAATTCATACTGAAGAGCAACTCTGA